One window of Carassius auratus strain Wakin unplaced genomic scaffold, ASM336829v1 scaf_tig00215808, whole genome shotgun sequence genomic DNA carries:
- the LOC113095904 gene encoding protein Wnt-7a-like, with protein MSRKTRRWIFHIFLCLGIIYLKIGGFSSVVALGASVICNKIPGLAPRQRTICQSRPDAIIVIGEGAQMGINECQFQFKNGRWNCSALGERTVFGKELKVGSKEAAFTYAIIAAGVAHAITAACTQGTLSGCGCDKEKQGFYNQEEGWKWGGCSADIRYGLSFSKVFIDAREIRQNARTLMNLHNNEVGRKVLEKNMRLECKCHGVSGSCTTKTCWTTLPKFRQLGYILKERYNHAVHVEPVRASRNKRPTFLKVKNPYSYRKPMDMDLVYIEKSPNYCEADPVTGSMGTQGRICNKTAQQANGCDLMCCDRGYNTHQYSRVWQCNCKFLWCCYVKCNTCSERTEVYTCK; from the exons ATGAGCAGGAAAACACGCCGCTGGATTTTTCACATCTTCCTCTGTTTGGGGATTATATATTTGAAGATTGG GGGCTTTTCCTCCGTGGTTGCGTTGGGAGCGAGTGTTATCTGTAACAAAATTCCTGGTTTGGCCCCTCGTCAAAGGACTATCTGTCAAAGCCGGCCTGACGCTATCATTGTCATTGGAGAAGGAGCACAAATGGGAATCAATGAGTGTCAGTTTCAATTCAAAAATGGAAGGTGGAACTGCTCGGCCCTTGGGGAAAGAACTGTCTTTGGAAAAGAGTTGAAAGTGG GAAGTAAGGAAGCAGCCTTCACCTACGCCATTATTGCTGCCGGGGTCGCCCATGCCATCACAGCAGCCTGCACTCAAGGTACGCTGAGCGGCTGTGGTTGTGACAAGGAGAAGCAGGGCTTCTACAACCAAGAGGAAGGCTGGAAGTGGGGAGGATGCTCAGCTGATATTCGTTATGGTCTGAGCTTCTCAAAGGTGTTCATAGACGCACGGGAGATCAGGCAGAACGCCAGGACACTCATGAACCTCCATAACAATGAAGTGGGACGCAAG GTGTTGGAAAAGAACATGCGTTTAGAGTGTAAATGTCATGGTGTATCTGGATCCTGCACTACCAAGACTTGCTGGACTACTCTCCCAAAATTCCGGCAGTTGGGTTACATCCTCAAGGAGAGGTATAACCATGCTGTACACGTGGAACCGGTCCGAGCCAGTCGAAACAAGCGGCCTACCTTTTTGAAGGTTAAAAATCCTTACTCATACCGGAAGCCCATGGACATGGATTTAGTGTACATTGAGAAGTCACCTAACTATTGCGAGGCAGATCCCGTGACGGGTAGCATGGGAACCCAGGGCAGGATCTGCAACAAGACTGCTCAGCAGGCCAATGGCTGCGACCTCATGTGTTGTGACCGAGGATATAACACACACCAGTACTCACGCGTGTGGCAGTGCAACTGCAAGTTTCTTTGGTGTTGCTACGTCAAGTGCAACACCTGTAGTGAACGGACAGAAGTATACACGTGCAAGTGA